In uncultured Fretibacterium sp., the genomic window GGGGAGACGGAGGAGGCCTGCCGTGAGGGGCTGAGGAAGGTCCAGGTGGATTACGAGGAGCTTCCCGCCGTGTTCGACCCCGTCGAGGCCATGAAGGAGGGGGCGCCCATCGTTCATGGCGACACGAACCTGCTGTATCACTACAAACTTCGGAGGGGGAACCTCGAGGAGGGCCGGGCGGCGAGCCGCGCGGTAGCGAGGAACACGTACCGCTCCCCCATGGTGGACCATGCTTTCATCCAGCCCGAGGCGGCGGTGAGCTACCTCGATGAGGACGGGACCGTCGCCGTCGCCGTCGCCACGCAGTACCCTCACTATGACCGGGAGGAGGTCTCCAGGAACCTGGGGCTTCCCGAGGAAAAGGTGAAGATTCTGAACACCGCGATAGGCGGGGCCTTCGGCGGCCGGGAGGACATCTCCCCCCAGATCCACGTGGCGATGGCCGCGATGTACTTCAACCGCCCCGTCAAGACCATCTACGACCGGGAGGAATCCTTCCTGTCCCACTCGAAGCGGCACCCCATGGTCATGAAGTACGAGACGGGCGCCGATGCGGAGGGGTACCTGACCTATATGGAGGTGGAGATCGTGGGGGACTCGGGCGCCCATTGCTCCTGGGCCTTCAACGTGCTGCGGAAGGCCGGCGTCCACGCGTCGGGGCCCTACGTCATCCCCAACGTCAAGGTGGACTCCTACGCGGTGTACACCAACAACCCCTTCACCGGCGCCATGAGGGGTTTCGGGGCGACCCAGGTGCCGCTCGCGCACGAGCAGCAGATGGACATCCTCGCGGAGCAGCTGGGGATCAGCCCCTTGGAGATTCGCCTGAAGAACTGCTTCCGGCTGGGCTCCCAGACGGCCACGGGACAGCTCCTCATGGAGAGCGTCCCGCTTCCGGAGTGCGTCTTCGAGGTGGAGGAGCGCTTCCATTTCAATGAGCGGTGGGGCTTGAACAATCGCGTGGAGAGGCCCCGGTCGCTCGACAGGGCGGCCATGCGGAGGATCATGGAAGGTGAGATGGAGGACAAAATGGTGGGTGCGACAAAGGGCGAGACGCTTCCCGAGCCCCTCGAGGAGCTGGCCGTCTCCGTGGCAGGAGACGCGTGATGAAGAAACGCGGGGTCGGGTTGGGTTTGACGTTCTATGGAACGGGTTACGGCAACGGGTTCCCCGACATCTCCCGTGCCGAGGTCGAGCTGCTCCCGGACGGGCGCGTCGGGATCCACACCGGCGTGACGGAGGTGGGGCAGGGCGGCAGGACGGTCATGACCCAGATCGGCTCGGAGGTTCTCCAGACGGACATGGAGTATTTCGTCCTGATACACGAGGACACCTCCCGGATGCCCGACTCCGGGACGGCCGCGGCCACGCGCCAGACCTACAATACGGGCAACGCCGTGAGGGTCGCGTGCGAAAAATTCCGCGCCGCCCTCTGCGAGAGGGCGAAGGAGGCGCTGGGGCTCAACTCCACGGTGGGGCTGACGGTCCAGGACGCCGCGGTCTTCATCAAGTTCTTTCCCGAAAAGCGCATCACCCTGAAAGAACTGGCGGAGCGGTACACGGGGGAGAACGCCATCAGCGTCAAGGACGAGTACGTCGCGCAGACGACGCAGATGGACGGGGAGACGGGACAGGGCGCTCCCTATTGGCCCTACACCTTCAACGCCTGTGCCGTGGAGGTGCAGGTGGACACCCTGACAGGGAGGGTGGAGGTCCTCGACGCCGTGTTCGCCCAGGACGCGGGGAAGGCCGTCAATCCCCATCTCCTGGAGGGGCAGATGGACGGAGGGTTCGCCATGGGGCTGGGCTATACTCTGTTCGAGGACCTGAAGCTGGAGAACGGCGTGATGAAAAACGCCTCCTTCTCGAAGTACCTGATCCCCACCGCATTGGACATGATCGACGTCGAGAACGTCATCGTCGAGGACCCGGAATCGACTGCGCCCTTTGGGGCCAAGGGGATCGGGGAGCCGGTCATGCTGCCCATCGCCCCCGCGATCCTGAACGCCATCTACGACGCGGTGGGGGTGCGTATTCTGGAGCTTCCCGTCACCCCGGAGAGGATGCTCGCGGCGTTGAGAAAGGCCGGAAAGGACCCCGAACGGGAGCCCGAGCAGGCTTAATCCTCCCAATAATCCGGGCTTATAAATATGCCGGGGATTGTTCATAAAAGAGTCGAAGGACACCGCCGGGATGTCCGATATTTGTCACAAAAAATGGTTATGGTGACATGGTGTTCATGAGCATGGAGACCTTTGAGGCGATGCGCCGTAAGGAGCGGATCTATCGTGAGCTGGAAATCTCCGAGCGGCAGATCTCCGAGCGGCAGATCTTCGAGCGGCAGATCTTCGAAGGAAAGGTGAGGAGTGCCGAAGAAGCGCTCTCCGACGTGAGGGCCAGATATGGTTTATAGGGAAGCGCTGGAGGTTTTTGTCCATGCATGCTTTGTATATTTATTCTTTAAAATATGCATTTTTGTTTTAATCAGCGCTTCCATAGGTCCTACTAAGTTACCTCGTCCGGGAGCCCGGATTATGCGGAATATCCTTCCAGGGGCCACTGTCCAGACGGGTGAAGAGCATTTTCCGTAATTCGGCGCTGTCTTTTTTCCTCAGACATTCCAACAGCTTATCATGAAATGCGACCCCCATCTCCATCTGCCATTCCTCAAGAAGCCATCGATGGAGTGCGCTCTGGATCTGGAAGGAAAAGTTTCGGAGCAACCTGCGTGTCCAGATACAATTATCCTTCGCCAAAGCATAAAGAGACGTATGAAACAACATCTCCTGCTTGGCATACTTGAATGCCTTGGCTTCGTCGGATTCGGAAAGCTTTGTGATGGAGCGCATTTCCTCATTGATTGCCTCGATTGGCGCGAGTTCCTCGTCATCGGGTCCACCAGAGGATAGAACTGACTCCAGTAAGTTGTATTCGAGAAGAGTTCTTAGTTTATTGATTTCAACAAACTCTTCCTCGCGAAAATCCGCAACGAACCAGCCCCGATATTGTTCCGATGCGACAAGTCCTTGTGCCTCGAGCTCTTTTAGGGCTTCTCGAATCGGGGCCCGACTTACCTGGAGTATCCGAGAGAGCGCTCTTTCATTAATCTGATCCCCAGGAGAAAGGCTCCTGGTCTTAAAAATCTGTGTCCGAAGGTATTGATCCACCAAGTCCTTCAATTTTCCACCATTGATATTTGCCTCCCCACTCTTGCCCAACCTTTTCTTTCCTCCTTAGACAAACCTAGGGAAGCGCTGATTAAAACAAAAATGCATATTTTCCAAAGGAGAATATGCAAAACATCTATGGGCAAAAATCTCCAGCGCTTCCCTAAAAATTAACATGGGGGCTTCGCCCCCATGCCCCCACGCCGCTATCCCGATAGCGGCGGCCCCGGCAAGTTCTGCCCATCAACAGGCAAGCTGGGGTACCACCGGGGTGCTTCATAGATTAAATCAGCGTTTCGCTAGAAATCAGGCTAAGGGGCGATAAGCCCCTTAGCCTGTCAGAATGCATCAGGGCTCGAGGGTAAGGTTACCCAGATAATTCAGACGTCCGTCGCAGAAATTTTCCAGTCCCACCAAATCGCGACGTGCACCATAAAGCTCATGCGGCACGGACAGAACAACCATCGGGTGAAGTTCGTCCAGCCGATCCCAAATCTTTTGAAAAAGCTCGTTGCGTTCGGCCCCGTCAATCGTAGCGTTTACCTTATCGATATTTTCGTCCACCTGCTTGTCATTGAGGAAGGTCCAGTTCGTCGAACCGATGCTCTTTGAGTGGAAAAGGGGAAGCCAGAACTGTCCGGCATCGCGGTTCGTCTGCATGCCCCAGGTGGTGATGATCATGTCAAAATCTCCGTCACAGACCTTGTTGTCGAAAATTCCGGTTTCGTAAACCTGTATGTCAACGGTAATCCCAAGCTCTCTCAACATCGATTGTACGACTGTGGCACCATTGACGTCCTCTTGAAAGTTACTGACCCATAAAGAAACTTTGAGTCCTTCGGGGCACCCGGCCTCTTTTAAGAGCTCTTTTGCCTTTTCCAGGTCGTAGGGGTACACCTTACTGTCGCTCGGCGTAAAGGTACTTGCAGGAAGCAACGGCCCCGCAGGCTGTATCGAATTACCCTGATAGACCACAGAATTATAGGCCTCTTTGTTGATCGCGTATTCCACCGCGAAGCGGGCCTTTGGGTTGTCGAAGGGTTTTTTGCGAGTATTGAACCCCAGATAGAACAGGTTGAGGCCCGGGGCCTTCACGACCTTTGTTTTTGAAAATTCGTTCAGGCGCTCAGCCTCGCTTGAGGGAACGGAGTAAATCATATCGACCTTGCCCGTTTCCAGTGCGATAACCCTGCTGCTGTCGTCCGGCAGAACCAGGATATGGAAGTCCTTGAAGTTGGCCTTATCACCATGATATTCATCGAAGCGTTCCAGGTCAATCCGTTCGCCCTTGACCCAGTTCTTAAATTTGAAGGGTCCCGTCCCCACAGGGTTGCGGAAATAATCCTTACCTGCGGCCTCGACAGCTTTCTTGTTGTAAATACTCGCGTAGGGGTGTTTCATGGATGCCAGCCATCCGCCCACCGGCCCTCTTGTTTTGACGATAACCGTATATTTGTCTATAATCTCGAGCCCATCGGGATCAATAGACCTTCCCTTGGAACCCGCGTGAACCGATTCGTTAGATGTAGCTCGTTTGAGGGAAAAAACTACGTCCTCAGCCGTCAATTCCTCTCCGTTGTGGAATTTGACACCTTTTTTAAGATAAAATTTGTAGGTTTGAGGATCCAGAATCTCCCATCTTTCCGCCAGAACGGGAACAAGCTCCTTGGTCTTTCCGTCCACGGTCACAAGCGGTTCATTGATATGTTTTGTGACGATGAAAGAAAGCGTGTCGACGGCTTGATGGGGATCAAGCGTCTTGGCATCTCCCGGAAGGCCCAGCGTGAAACTTTCCATCTCGGCACCAAAACTGGGGAAGCAGGTTATGAGGATAAATAATAAGGACAAGAATAACTTTTTCATAATTTCCTCCTTGATTTTTCAAAAAGAAATCTTTCCTGCCTTCCCCAATTCGTCGTGAACCACTCCCTGACGGGGCAAAAAACTTCACGAGAATCACTCAGCCCTTTTCGACGAACGGAAGGCAATCCGCACACACTCCTCAGTTGGCTCATCCTCTGCTCTGGATCTGGTCCCTGTCTATATCCGTTTGATTCAATCCCCCCTCTCAATTCCACTGTTTCAATGTTTCACTATCTGTCCTTTGTGCGAAGGGCATCCAGGGTCGCCGCTGCCAAAACCTCCATCCCTATGGGGATGGCTTTGTCGTCCACGTAAAAATCTATGGAGTGAGTGGGACAATGGGGACCCCCGCGAGTCCGGACCCCCAACCGGAACAACGTTCCCGGAGCCTTTTCCAGAAAATAGGCGTAGTCCTCTCCCCCCATAGCAGGGGAAGGAAGGTCGACAACCTGCTCGACGGATTCGATATCACGGCATACCCTTCGGACACGGTCCACCCACTCTTTGTCCACTCGAGTGGGGATCATTTCAGGCATAAATTGAACGGTAACTTTTGCACGCAGAGCCTTTCCAACATTTTCGGCCACCTCCTGGACCCTGCGATGAAAGAGTTCCTGGGTCGAGCGCTTGAGGTAACGGATGCTGCCATCCAATTGTACCGCACCGCCGATGTAATCGTTGGATATGCCTCCCTCGATACGTCCAAAGGTCACCAAGGCACAGTCCGTCGGAGCCAGTTCTCTGGATCCCAGGCTCTGTAGGGTCGTCACGATAGTCGAGGCAGCCAGTATGGTGTCCACTCCAAAATGAGGATAGCCTCCATGAGCCTGCTTTCCCTCGATGATAATCTTGACGATGTCGACGCCCGAGGTCATCACGTCGTCCCGAACGCCGATTTCCCCGACATAGATGTCGGGAAGCGCATGGAGGGCCAGCACCCCATCCACATGGGGATTCTCCATAACCCCAGCCTCGAGAAACTCGGAGGCCCCTCCCAACTGCTCCTCCGCGTGCTGGAAAAAGAACTTGACGCAGCCCGAGAACTGATCCCGTAGATCGGAGAGGAGCCAAGCGGTACCGAGGAGAATAGCCGCATGGGAATCGTGCCCGCAGCCGTGAAAAATTCCATCCCGTTTAGAGGCGTAGGGGACACCGGATTGTTCCTG contains:
- a CDS encoding molybdopterin cofactor-binding domain-containing protein, which produces MTLRTIGKNVVRLDAYAKATGRALYPQDIFMDGMLYGKTLRSSKPHARIKVDTEAAERTAGVLKVFTYKDVPCENNHGVLLKDHEVFASEKVIRIGEPIAFVVGETEEACREGLRKVQVDYEELPAVFDPVEAMKEGAPIVHGDTNLLYHYKLRRGNLEEGRAASRAVARNTYRSPMVDHAFIQPEAAVSYLDEDGTVAVAVATQYPHYDREEVSRNLGLPEEKVKILNTAIGGAFGGREDISPQIHVAMAAMYFNRPVKTIYDREESFLSHSKRHPMVMKYETGADAEGYLTYMEVEIVGDSGAHCSWAFNVLRKAGVHASGPYVIPNVKVDSYAVYTNNPFTGAMRGFGATQVPLAHEQQMDILAEQLGISPLEIRLKNCFRLGSQTATGQLLMESVPLPECVFEVEERFHFNERWGLNNRVERPRSLDRAAMRRIMEGEMEDKMVGATKGETLPEPLEELAVSVAGDA
- a CDS encoding molybdopterin cofactor-binding domain-containing protein — its product is MKKRGVGLGLTFYGTGYGNGFPDISRAEVELLPDGRVGIHTGVTEVGQGGRTVMTQIGSEVLQTDMEYFVLIHEDTSRMPDSGTAAATRQTYNTGNAVRVACEKFRAALCERAKEALGLNSTVGLTVQDAAVFIKFFPEKRITLKELAERYTGENAISVKDEYVAQTTQMDGETGQGAPYWPYTFNACAVEVQVDTLTGRVEVLDAVFAQDAGKAVNPHLLEGQMDGGFAMGLGYTLFEDLKLENGVMKNASFSKYLIPTALDMIDVENVIVEDPESTAPFGAKGIGEPVMLPIAPAILNAIYDAVGVRILELPVTPERMLAALRKAGKDPEREPEQA
- a CDS encoding M20 family metallopeptidase; the protein is MKSDVSSALREKVRKCADEVIRWRHQIHEYPELSFQEFKTSDLIEEKLRSFGITSIRRIGKSKTGVFAELWGTGEGPKLCVGLRADIDALPIQEQSGVPYASKRDGIFHGCGHDSHAAILLGTAWLLSDLRDQFSGCVKFFFQHAEEQLGGASEFLEAGVMENPHVDGVLALHALPDIYVGEIGVRDDVMTSGVDIVKIIIEGKQAHGGYPHFGVDTILAASTIVTTLQSLGSRELAPTDCALVTFGRIEGGISNDYIGGAVQLDGSIRYLKRSTQELFHRRVQEVAENVGKALRAKVTVQFMPEMIPTRVDKEWVDRVRRVCRDIESVEQVVDLPSPAMGGEDYAYFLEKAPGTLFRLGVRTRGGPHCPTHSIDFYVDDKAIPIGMEVLAAATLDALRTKDR
- a CDS encoding ABC transporter substrate-binding protein — protein: MKKLFLSLLFILITCFPSFGAEMESFTLGLPGDAKTLDPHQAVDTLSFIVTKHINEPLVTVDGKTKELVPVLAERWEILDPQTYKFYLKKGVKFHNGEELTAEDVVFSLKRATSNESVHAGSKGRSIDPDGLEIIDKYTVIVKTRGPVGGWLASMKHPYASIYNKKAVEAAGKDYFRNPVGTGPFKFKNWVKGERIDLERFDEYHGDKANFKDFHILVLPDDSSRVIALETGKVDMIYSVPSSEAERLNEFSKTKVVKAPGLNLFYLGFNTRKKPFDNPKARFAVEYAINKEAYNSVVYQGNSIQPAGPLLPASTFTPSDSKVYPYDLEKAKELLKEAGCPEGLKVSLWVSNFQEDVNGATVVQSMLRELGITVDIQVYETGIFDNKVCDGDFDMIITTWGMQTNRDAGQFWLPLFHSKSIGSTNWTFLNDKQVDENIDKVNATIDGAERNELFQKIWDRLDELHPMVVLSVPHELYGARRDLVGLENFCDGRLNYLGNLTLEP
- a CDS encoding GntR family transcriptional regulator, whose protein sequence is MGKSGEANINGGKLKDLVDQYLRTQIFKTRSLSPGDQINERALSRILQVSRAPIREALKELEAQGLVASEQYRGWFVADFREEEFVEINKLRTLLEYNLLESVLSSGGPDDEELAPIEAINEEMRSITKLSESDEAKAFKYAKQEMLFHTSLYALAKDNCIWTRRLLRNFSFQIQSALHRWLLEEWQMEMGVAFHDKLLECLRKKDSAELRKMLFTRLDSGPWKDIPHNPGSRTR